A window of bacterium contains these coding sequences:
- a CDS encoding FAD-dependent oxidoreductase, whose product MGTVQPQIVVAGGGFAGLESAFYLKMRLAERAKITLISDQEQFLFKPNTIYIPFGLDPETLKIPLAKPTQRKGITLVKGAVNGVDPQAKTVQVDGQKLSYDYLVVATGAGMRPDEIPGLREHAQTVWTTEEMLRLRVAFDALLADAREGRRRQVLFLIPPNNKCSGPLYEMVFMLDTWLRRKGARSAVEIAWSTFEAGYIQVFGPRLNEVVTGEFVRRGITGHTQHVVERVERGEVVYRNGRRLPYDLLISFPPYIAATPFAGLPSDERGFLQTNLGTRQVVGHPDIYAAGDAGDFPVKQAFLAFLQADAAAEHLASQVLGTTPAFEFQPVSMCVMEQFDKATFAQVPLRLTGNPALPVEVQPDAMDLYRVGSSAPWRLGKKLLGIYLPWRFGAGEPFHAGMPWKVMDVGLKIMSRVMAS is encoded by the coding sequence ATGGGTACAGTTCAACCGCAGATCGTGGTCGCAGGAGGAGGATTCGCCGGGCTGGAGTCCGCCTTTTACCTGAAGATGCGCTTGGCCGAGCGTGCGAAGATCACCCTTATCTCCGATCAGGAGCAGTTCCTGTTCAAGCCGAACACGATCTACATTCCCTTCGGCCTCGACCCGGAGACCCTGAAGATCCCGCTTGCCAAGCCCACTCAGCGCAAGGGGATCACCCTCGTCAAGGGCGCGGTCAATGGGGTGGATCCCCAGGCCAAGACCGTCCAGGTTGACGGCCAGAAGCTGTCCTATGACTACTTGGTGGTGGCCACCGGCGCCGGTATGCGCCCCGACGAGATCCCCGGCCTCCGCGAACACGCGCAGACCGTCTGGACCACCGAGGAGATGCTCCGGCTGCGGGTGGCGTTCGATGCTCTCCTGGCAGACGCACGGGAGGGGCGGCGCAGGCAGGTCCTGTTCCTCATTCCACCCAACAACAAGTGCTCAGGCCCGCTCTATGAGATGGTCTTCATGCTCGACACCTGGCTGCGCCGGAAGGGAGCGCGCAGCGCTGTTGAGATCGCCTGGTCCACATTCGAGGCAGGGTACATCCAGGTTTTTGGCCCCCGCCTCAACGAAGTGGTGACGGGCGAGTTCGTCCGGCGGGGCATCACCGGTCACACCCAGCACGTGGTCGAGCGGGTGGAGCGCGGCGAGGTGGTGTACCGGAACGGCCGGCGCCTCCCCTACGACCTCCTGATCTCGTTCCCACCATACATCGCTGCCACGCCTTTCGCCGGTCTGCCCTCCGACGAGCGGGGATTCCTCCAGACCAACCTGGGGACACGCCAGGTGGTGGGACATCCCGACATCTATGCCGCAGGGGATGCCGGGGATTTCCCGGTCAAGCAGGCCTTCCTTGCTTTCCTCCAAGCCGATGCGGCCGCGGAGCACCTGGCTTCGCAGGTTCTGGGGACCACGCCGGCATTCGAGTTCCAGCCCGTCAGCATGTGCGTGATGGAGCAGTTCGACAAGGCCACCTTTGCGCAGGTGCCGTTGCGCCTGACCGGGAACCCTGCGCTGCCCGTCGAGGTGCAGCCCGACGCGATGGATCTCTACAGGGTCGGGTCGTCGGCCCCCTGGCGGCTCGGTAAGAAACTCCTTGGGATCTATCTGCCGTGGCGGTTTGGCGCCGGAGAGCCGTTCCATGCCGGCATGCCATGGAAGGTGATGGATGTTGGCCTGAAGATAATGTCGCGGGTGATGGCCTCCTAG
- a CDS encoding ABC transporter substrate-binding protein, which yields MCRLVAALSVAAALLFCAALSATVVAASTTARPAAEQPVRGGVLRIAHTGEPPTLDLHWTTGGPTQDVAIHIFEGLFALSGRYEARPLLVERWTVTPDRRTYTFVLRRGMLFHHGREMTSGDVIASLQRWGQLAARGRELFRDIESLTAPDAFTVMMRLRESNGLVPLALAIPSQGAVIYPREVIEEAGGGMIRRLIGTGPYRFVEHLPDVHIRLERFERYRSREDPPDGLAGRREPYLDSLIFLPVPDASVRIAGVLRGDYHFAHSVPHDEYPRLQGARGVTLHPITTPAWAGFVFNHRTALMTDRALRRAVVAAIDEEAVLRGTYGPRQFWRTTPSFFPREHPLWTEAGAPVYRQRDPAAARRMLAEAGYRGQPLRWMVSSEMPHHMTAATIAKSQLEQAGFAVELQVMDWATLVSRRARSEGWDVFATTFAFVPDPVFLLPLQPSWPGWYQDREMAAHLRLLVRHTSPPVRAAIWARAQQRFYDEAVAVRLGDWFPLLLHRAELRGVVGGPGTFHWNEWFNR from the coding sequence ATGTGTAGGCTCGTCGCGGCACTCTCTGTCGCCGCGGCCTTGCTGTTCTGCGCGGCGTTATCCGCCACCGTGGTCGCAGCCTCCACAACGGCGCGGCCGGCCGCTGAGCAGCCTGTGCGCGGCGGCGTGCTGCGCATCGCCCACACCGGCGAGCCGCCCACCCTCGATCTCCACTGGACCACGGGCGGGCCCACCCAGGACGTGGCCATCCATATCTTCGAGGGGCTCTTCGCCCTCTCGGGCCGGTACGAGGCGCGGCCGCTGCTCGTTGAGCGCTGGACCGTAACGCCGGACCGCCGTACCTACACCTTCGTGCTCCGCCGCGGCATGCTCTTCCACCACGGTCGCGAGATGACCTCCGGCGACGTGATCGCCTCGCTGCAGAGGTGGGGGCAACTTGCCGCGCGTGGCCGGGAGCTGTTCCGCGACATCGAGAGCCTGACCGCACCCGATGCCTTCACCGTGATGATGCGTCTGCGCGAATCCAACGGGCTCGTGCCCCTGGCGCTGGCGATTCCCAGCCAGGGCGCCGTGATCTACCCGCGCGAGGTAATCGAGGAGGCCGGGGGAGGGATGATCCGCCGCCTCATCGGCACCGGGCCGTACCGGTTCGTGGAGCACCTGCCCGACGTTCACATCCGGCTGGAGCGGTTCGAGCGCTACCGCTCCCGCGAGGATCCGCCCGACGGATTGGCCGGCCGGCGCGAGCCCTACCTGGATTCGCTGATCTTCCTGCCTGTTCCCGACGCCTCGGTACGGATCGCCGGCGTGCTGCGGGGTGACTACCACTTCGCCCACTCGGTTCCCCACGACGAGTATCCCCGGCTCCAGGGCGCGCGCGGGGTCACGCTGCACCCGATCACCACGCCGGCGTGGGCAGGCTTTGTCTTCAACCATCGAACCGCGTTGATGACCGACCGGGCGCTGCGCCGTGCTGTCGTCGCCGCGATTGACGAGGAGGCGGTCCTGCGCGGTACATACGGCCCCCGGCAGTTCTGGCGCACGACGCCGTCGTTCTTCCCTCGCGAGCACCCCCTGTGGACCGAGGCCGGTGCGCCGGTCTACCGGCAGCGCGATCCCGCAGCCGCGCGCAGGATGTTGGCCGAGGCCGGTTACCGCGGCCAGCCGCTGCGCTGGATGGTCAGCAGCGAGATGCCGCACCACATGACCGCTGCCACGATTGCCAAGTCACAACTGGAGCAGGCCGGCTTCGCGGTCGAGCTGCAGGTGATGGACTGGGCCACCCTGGTGTCGCGCCGTGCGCGGTCCGAGGGATGGGACGTATTCGCGACCACGTTCGCGTTCGTGCCCGATCCCGTCTTCCTGCTCCCGCTCCAGCCGTCGTGGCCCGGGTGGTATCAGGACCGCGAGATGGCGGCGCACCTGCGGCTGCTGGTGCGTCACACCAGCCCCCCGGTACGCGCCGCGATCTGGGCGCGCGCACAGCAGCGGTTCTACGACGAGGCCGTCGCGGTGCGGCTGGGTGACTGGTTTCCCCTGCTGCTTCACCGTGCCGAGCTGCGCGGCGTGGTCGGAGGTCCTGGGACGTTTCACTGGAATGAGTGGTTCAACCGCTAG
- a CDS encoding protease inhibitor I42 family protein — protein sequence MTGKQLLKWMTGSVLVVFLSSGCASRSARTDTVVPTATPAQTQFSDPFLYCAAIGTIDAPDARYVGPAAPEAVIKGLRKKAGIADAAPDDLIVAGTVWRCKDSHVWACFVGANLPCSKASTSSTPQSEMIDFCRKNPNAGSIPAVVTGHETIYDWRCVDGTPKVVRQRFTPDAQGFVSDFWYELRARGQPQPAVTKLTAKDAGSTVTLRVGDSLEVALEGNPTTGYTWEMAPGAGSLLEQRGEWEFKPDSSALGSGGMVTLRFKAIQQGEAQLKLIYHRTFEPNVPPLQTFEIKLVVGK from the coding sequence ATGACCGGCAAGCAATTGCTCAAATGGATGACCGGTTCTGTGCTCGTGGTGTTCTTGTCATCGGGATGCGCGTCACGCAGCGCCCGTACGGATACCGTTGTTCCAACGGCGACACCAGCGCAGACCCAATTCTCTGACCCATTCCTGTACTGCGCAGCGATCGGCACCATTGATGCGCCAGATGCGCGGTATGTTGGTCCTGCGGCGCCTGAGGCGGTTATCAAAGGACTGAGAAAGAAAGCCGGGATCGCGGACGCTGCACCGGACGACTTGATTGTGGCAGGGACCGTCTGGCGCTGTAAGGATAGCCACGTTTGGGCTTGTTTCGTGGGTGCCAATTTGCCATGCTCAAAGGCAAGCACCAGTTCCACGCCCCAATCCGAGATGATTGACTTCTGTAGAAAGAATCCGAACGCTGGTAGTATTCCGGCTGTCGTTACCGGCCATGAAACGATCTATGACTGGCGTTGCGTGGACGGCACTCCCAAAGTGGTCAGACAACGCTTCACGCCAGACGCTCAGGGGTTTGTGTCGGATTTCTGGTATGAACTGCGTGCTCGCGGCCAGCCTCAGCCTGCTGTGACCAAGCTGACCGCCAAGGATGCAGGTTCAACGGTGACGTTGCGTGTGGGCGACAGTCTGGAGGTCGCGCTCGAAGGCAACCCGACCACTGGCTACACGTGGGAAATGGCACCGGGAGCAGGGTCGCTGCTGGAACAACGGGGAGAGTGGGAATTCAAACCTGACAGCAGTGCATTAGGGTCCGGCGGCATGGTCACGCTCAGGTTCAAGGCAATCCAACAGGGGGAGGCCCAGTTGAAGCTGATCTATCACCGGACTTTCGAGCCGAACGTGCCTCCGCTCCAGACCTTCGAGATCAAGCTCGTGGTGGGCAAGTAG
- a CDS encoding phosphatase PAP2 family protein — translation MDAVWQWGIAQVLTLQHLSPGLDQAMAFLSFLGGEEFFMLLIPFLYWCVDTTWGMRVLAILLFSDFTNGLLKWAFHAPRPYWVDARVKALVAETSYGLPSGHAQVATAIWGFLARAARRPSAWVAAVLLVLGISISRVYLGVHFPHDVAAGWVAGALVLAAYLWLEPRAATWLRPRPLAVHVAAVLLFSAVMLAGVFSVRAAIAGTPDPPAWEAQAAAAGPPAAGRRGTDPRSMDGFFTNLGVAFGAGVGWALRRKYVSFDPRGPWAQRILRLGLGLFVLLGLRSGLGALFPREPLEVALLFRYVRYALIGLWTVWLAPWAFVGLGLAGPGMRTRGASF, via the coding sequence GTGGATGCCGTCTGGCAGTGGGGCATCGCCCAGGTCCTGACGCTTCAGCACCTCAGCCCGGGCCTGGATCAGGCGATGGCGTTCCTCTCGTTCCTCGGGGGAGAGGAGTTCTTCATGCTGCTCATCCCCTTTCTGTACTGGTGCGTGGACACCACCTGGGGAATGCGGGTACTGGCAATCCTGCTCTTCTCGGATTTCACCAACGGCCTGCTCAAGTGGGCGTTTCACGCCCCGCGGCCATACTGGGTGGATGCGCGCGTGAAGGCGCTGGTCGCCGAGACGAGTTACGGCCTGCCTTCAGGCCACGCGCAGGTCGCCACGGCAATCTGGGGTTTCCTTGCCAGAGCTGCCAGGCGGCCCTCGGCCTGGGTGGCAGCAGTGCTGCTCGTGCTGGGCATCTCCATTTCCCGGGTCTACCTGGGCGTTCATTTCCCGCACGACGTGGCCGCCGGCTGGGTCGCCGGCGCGCTCGTTCTGGCGGCGTATCTGTGGCTTGAGCCACGCGCGGCAACTTGGTTGAGGCCGAGACCTCTTGCGGTCCATGTTGCCGCAGTCCTGCTGTTTTCCGCGGTGATGCTCGCAGGGGTATTCAGCGTACGTGCAGCGATCGCGGGGACCCCCGATCCGCCGGCCTGGGAGGCGCAGGCCGCGGCGGCAGGACCACCCGCAGCCGGCAGGAGGGGAACCGATCCACGCAGCATGGACGGCTTCTTCACGAACCTGGGTGTGGCGTTTGGAGCCGGTGTCGGTTGGGCGCTGAGAAGGAAGTACGTGTCTTTCGACCCGAGAGGACCCTGGGCGCAGCGGATACTGCGCCTAGGCCTTGGGCTCTTCGTGCTGCTGGGGCTGCGGTCCGGACTGGGCGCGCTCTTCCCTCGGGAGCCGCTTGAGGTGGCGCTGCTGTTCCGCTATGTCCGCTACGCGCTGATAGGTCTGTGGACGGTCTGGCTCGCACCGTGGGCGTTTGTCGGACTCGGGCTGGCCGGGCCTGGAATGAGGACGCGCGGGGCGTCGTTTTAG
- a CDS encoding DUF2892 domain-containing protein — translation MSGTLAIVLGIVAVIFLLTSFVSTCPFYMPFGISTRKQG, via the coding sequence ATCAGCGGCACGCTCGCAATCGTGCTGGGCATCGTCGCCGTTATCTTCCTGCTGACGAGCTTCGTCAGCACGTGCCCGTTCTATATGCCATTCGGGATCTCAACCAGGAAGCAAGGATAG
- a CDS encoding YwiC-like family protein, translating into MPRFNPVVPREHGGWMMLGVPLVTGAAAAPSFDPLWWSFFAAAWAVYLGRWPLMLLARQPAHPERARWLRWAAGYLLTALALGALLAARGRADLVAIGILAALLLAVHLWLVSRRVEMTVAGELWGVAGLTLAAPASWYAASGHWSPTAWGLYALNLAYFGATVFYVRVKVREQPKWPPDLAGPRRVLLGWKAWVPAASGVLAALLWAPLLGWPRAAGLALLPGTIKAVAGAWMRPRRLVIARVGVVEVVMAALFGVLIVLIA; encoded by the coding sequence ATCCCTAGGTTCAACCCGGTCGTCCCGCGCGAGCACGGCGGCTGGATGATGCTGGGCGTCCCGCTGGTCACCGGCGCCGCGGCGGCGCCGTCGTTTGATCCACTTTGGTGGTCGTTCTTCGCGGCGGCGTGGGCCGTCTACCTGGGCCGGTGGCCGCTGATGCTCCTGGCGCGGCAGCCCGCACATCCTGAGCGGGCGCGGTGGCTACGGTGGGCCGCCGGCTACCTGCTGACCGCGCTGGCGTTGGGCGCGCTGCTCGCGGCGCGCGGCCGCGCGGATCTGGTGGCGATCGGGATCCTGGCCGCCCTGCTGCTGGCCGTACACCTCTGGCTCGTCTCCCGTAGGGTCGAGATGACGGTCGCCGGCGAACTCTGGGGCGTGGCAGGACTGACCCTGGCCGCGCCGGCCTCGTGGTACGCGGCGTCAGGCCATTGGTCGCCCACCGCGTGGGGGCTCTACGCCCTCAACCTGGCCTACTTCGGCGCAACCGTCTTCTACGTGCGGGTGAAGGTGCGCGAGCAGCCGAAGTGGCCGCCGGATCTCGCCGGGCCGCGCCGCGTGCTCCTGGGATGGAAGGCCTGGGTGCCCGCGGCGTCAGGCGTGCTGGCGGCGCTCCTGTGGGCGCCGCTGTTGGGGTGGCCCCGGGCAGCGGGCCTCGCGTTGCTCCCCGGCACGATCAAGGCCGTCGCCGGGGCGTGGATGCGGCCGCGGCGGCTGGTGATCGCACGGGTCGGGGTGGTCGAGGTCGTGATGGCGGCCCTCTTCGGCGTGCTGATCGTGCTCATCGCATAG
- the selD gene encoding selenide, water dikinase SelD: MTDRERIRLTSLVACAGUASKLSPGDLAHVLRHLPKPSDPNLLLGIQTGDDAGVYRLSDDLALVLTVDIFTPVVDDPYEYGLIAAANAFSDVYAKGGRPLLALNIAAFPRNLPLDILAEILRGGADKAAEAGVLIVGGHTIDDPEPKYGLAVTGLVHPARFVSNAGARPGDVLYLTKPLGLGVITTGIKQEKTPPEVAAEAVRVMAVLNRAASEAMLEAGAHACTDVTGFGLLGHLYEMVEASGAGARIRAAAVPVLDGARELAGQGAVAGGTARNLEWLEGKVRWADGVDEITRILLADAQTSGGLLIASAPERTGALEDALRSRGVETIARIGQITARGEVPIEVTRDP, encoded by the coding sequence GTGACCGACCGCGAGCGCATCCGGCTCACGTCGCTGGTCGCCTGCGCCGGCTGAGCGTCGAAGCTCTCACCGGGCGACCTGGCGCACGTGCTGCGCCACCTTCCAAAACCAAGCGACCCGAACCTGCTGCTCGGGATCCAGACCGGCGACGACGCGGGCGTCTACAGGCTGAGCGACGATCTCGCCCTCGTGCTGACGGTGGACATATTCACGCCGGTCGTGGACGATCCGTACGAGTACGGTCTCATCGCCGCCGCCAACGCCTTCTCGGACGTCTACGCCAAGGGCGGCCGGCCGCTGCTTGCTCTTAACATCGCAGCGTTCCCGCGCAATCTGCCGTTGGACATCCTGGCGGAGATACTGCGCGGCGGCGCCGACAAGGCCGCGGAGGCCGGCGTGCTGATCGTCGGCGGGCACACCATTGACGACCCCGAGCCCAAATACGGGCTGGCGGTCACTGGGCTGGTGCACCCGGCGAGGTTCGTCTCCAACGCGGGCGCGCGGCCGGGCGACGTGCTCTACCTGACGAAGCCGCTGGGCCTCGGCGTCATCACCACCGGCATCAAGCAGGAGAAGACCCCGCCGGAGGTGGCCGCGGAAGCGGTGCGCGTCATGGCGGTCCTCAACCGCGCCGCCTCCGAGGCCATGCTGGAAGCCGGAGCGCATGCCTGCACGGATGTCACCGGTTTCGGGCTGCTCGGGCACCTGTACGAGATGGTGGAGGCCAGCGGCGCCGGCGCGCGCATCAGGGCGGCGGCTGTGCCGGTCCTAGATGGCGCCCGGGAACTGGCCGGGCAGGGGGCGGTGGCAGGAGGGACCGCGCGGAACCTCGAGTGGCTGGAGGGCAAGGTGCGCTGGGCGGACGGGGTGGACGAGATCACGCGCATCCTCCTGGCCGACGCGCAGACCTCAGGCGGGCTGCTGATCGCAAGCGCGCCGGAGCGGACGGGCGCGCTCGAGGACGCGCTCCGCTCGCGCGGCGTGGAGACCATCGCGCGGATCGGGCAGATCACCGCCCGGGGCGAGGTTCCGATCGAGGTAACAAGAGATCCCTAG
- a CDS encoding archease produces the protein MGSFEVFEHTADIGIVARGATLAEVFEAAAEGMFSLMVDPGSVENRAWLEREVEADDHGGLLVAWLNNLLAVVNIEAFVPVVFMVDQISPSRLRATVHGEPIDLDRHRFRREIKAATYHMVEVKQADGGWTARVIFDV, from the coding sequence ATGGGCAGCTTTGAGGTCTTCGAGCACACAGCCGACATAGGGATCGTCGCCCGCGGCGCAACGCTGGCCGAGGTGTTCGAGGCCGCGGCAGAGGGGATGTTCTCGCTCATGGTTGATCCGGGCAGCGTCGAGAACCGGGCATGGCTGGAGCGCGAGGTGGAAGCCGACGACCATGGGGGGCTGCTGGTGGCCTGGCTCAACAACCTGCTGGCGGTGGTCAACATCGAGGCCTTTGTGCCGGTCGTCTTCATGGTTGACCAGATCAGCCCCAGCCGGCTGCGCGCAACCGTGCACGGGGAGCCGATTGACCTCGACCGCCACCGCTTCCGCCGCGAGATTAAGGCGGCGACCTATCACATGGTGGAGGTCAAGCAGGCCGACGGAGGCTGGACGGCGCGGGTGATCTTCGATGTGTAG